In Trichocoleus sp., the genomic stretch TGAGCAAGACGAGCTGGCTCGCCTGTTCTATGCCAGAGAATTTGATGGCGAAAAGATGAAAGGGCTGACCATTCTTGATTTTTCTCAAGAGGGGCTGAGTCAAATCGTCAGTGCCAAAACAGCACGCTGGAACCCACCGCAAAAAACCTGGGACTTTGACGACGGGACGATTTATGTCGTATCTCCTGATGGGTCGTTTCGCAACATCGTCAAATTTGACAACCAGCAGCTTAAACTGCCGCGCACCCCACTCGATTTAGCTTCTCAGCATCGGGACTATAACGAGATGAACATTGCTCAGTCAATGGACTATCTTAATCTGTTGCAGCAGACGGGCGATTCATCCAAGATTCGCAAACTGAAGGTAAGAATTCAACAGAAATATGCGCTGCCCTTTGTCTGTGTTGCTTTTGGGCTGGTTGGTGCAGCCTTAGGAACTCGACTGGAACGGGCAGGACGCGCTACTAGCTTTGCCCTGAGTCTGGTCATTATCTTCAGCTATTACTTATTGAATGTGATCTGTGGTTCGATCGCCCAAGTTGGAACAATTTCGCCGGTTATGGGAGCTTGGCTACCCAATCTTTTTGGCTTAGTTGCGGCTATCTGGCTGATCAGGCAGTCTTCAAAGTAGAAAAAGGAAACTAGCGAAAGGAGTGTTATCTGCTATCTGCCACCTGCTATAACAGGACAGAAACGCCCCTAAGATTTCCTGCATCAATTTCGCTGCCATCTTGTTTGAGACGGAGGAACAGAATGCCATCCTCGAAACTGCTTCCAACTTCAATGCGCCGCCTGAGAGCACAATTTCATCTGTTTAAGCGTCCGATGGTTTGGGGATCGGGAGCCGTCTTACTTTTGGCGATCGCCTTTTTAGCTCAATATTGGCAACAGCCAGGGCAGTTTTTGGGAAACCAGAGTGAAGATCCTGCCTTGCGCCCCAATGCCTTGAGAACTAGCCCCTCTGCGTCTGATGCCAACAGCTTTGACTCTTTTGGCAACCTGCCAGAACTCACTTCCCCTAGTTCGATCGAGGGCACTGTTCCTGTCCCAGCCAATCTACCTAACTTGGGGAGACCAACTACCGGAGCGGCAAACCAAGCCAGACAACAGATTGATGCTAACAATCCTTTCGCATCTGCAACCGATAGTGCTAATCGCTTCAACCAATCTGCCGACTTTAGCATTCCCGACTTAACCAACCCCACTGGAATTCCAATTACCTTTGCTGGGACGGGAGCCACAAGCAGTTCTAATGCTCCTGCCGCGACAACACCAACAAACGCGACTGCCTCAACTGGGTCGAACGCCAGCCCCTTACAATCGGCGCTCGATCGCACTGCAGCCCCAACGACAACCCCAGCATCAGCATCCGGGTCTACCAATTCTGCGGCTTCTGCAACTTCTGAGACTGCTCAATCACAAACAACAGGGGCAATCCCAACAACAGGGGCACAGCTTGCTCCTACCGCAAACCTCGGAGCCCAGCCACTTTCCCCCCAGCCGATTCCTGGGCAGCCCACCTCCGTTCAGACTTATCCCCAACAGTTTTATCCTCAAACTTCTCCACCGCCCGGAACCACAGGATATAGTATCCCGCCTTCTTTCCGCACCCAAAACAACAGCTCCTCCTTCTACGGCTCTCCCGTTACGAACCCTTCGATCGCCCCGACCCCATCTGGTCGCACAACTACATCCCCCACCCCAACCGACTCTGGCTATACCAGTCCTCAAACGCAATCCTCACCCTTCTCAGTTCCTCGCACAACCCCAGGTCGAACGATCGGCGGTGGGCAGATTAATACGTTCTCGAATCCGTAAATCCGATCGATAAATAATAGGTGGGGCAAGTAGGCAGGAAATTAGAGTTGAAGAGAGAGTTGAAGAGAAGGATAGGGAGCAACGAGCGAGTCTTAAAGGGGATCAGTTGGCTGATTGCGCGGGTTTAGCCCTGACAGAAGCAGATTGCTATCCCCCCGCTATCAATTCCTAAACTCTGATCCCTGATCTCTACTCCTATCCCCCAAAATGCTTCACGATCGCTTCAGCAAATTCTGAGCATTTCAGGGGTGGCTCGACGGGAGGTTCCATCAGTCTTGCCAGGTCATAAGTGACTTCGCGGTTGGAGATTGCCGCTCCAATGCCTTGCTTAATCAGGTCGGCAGCTTCTTGCCAGCCTAAGTATTCCAGCATCATGACACCGGACAAAATGACTGAACCAGGGTTAATGCGATCGAGTCCGGCATGTTTGGGTGCAGTTCCGTGAGTCGCTTCAAAAATGGCAGAAACATCGCCAATGTTCGCGCCCGGACCCATCCCAAGACCACCAACAATTGCTGCGGCTGCATCTGAGAGATAATCACCGTTCAGGTTCATGGTGGCAAGAATCGAGTATTCATCGGGGCGAGTCTGGATCTGCTGGAAGATGCTATCAGCAATGCGATCGTTGACCATGATCTTTTCTTTCCACTGCCCATTTCCGTGGGTTGCCCAGATGGAATCCAGCACCGTCTGGACTTCCTGACAGATTTGCGCTTTTTTCTCAGGCGTGAGCGCATCATACCCTGGCTCGATCTGCCGCGCGTTGTCTTCAACAGTCAGGTCAGGGTTGCGCTCTTTGTTGCTCAGAATCCAGGACTCTTGCTCTGTAACACACTCATTCCGGAATTCTTGCTTTGTGACTTCATAGCCCCAATCTCGAAACGCGCCTTCGGTATATTTCATGATGTTGCCCTTATGGACAAGCGTCACCATTTGTTTTGCTTTGGGGAGTCGCAGCGCATGACGAATTGCCCGCCGTACTAGCCGCTTTGACCCTTTTTTGCTGATTGGTTTAATGCCGATGCCAGAATCGAGCGGAATTTGCTTTTTGCCGTGCTCTGGGGTTGCCGGAATCAAATCTTCGTTGAGGATTTTGATCAGCCGATCGCCCACTTCGCTGCCCTGCTTCCACTCAATGCCCAGATAGATGTCTTCTGTGTTTTCTCGATAGATAATGACATCCAGCTTTTCGGGTGTTTTATGAGGTGAGGGGGTTCCGGCGTAGTATTTGCAGGGACGGATGCAAGCATAGAGGTCAAAGATTTGGCGTAATGCCACATTGAGCGATCGGATTCCACCGCCAACAGGGGTTGTGAGGGGTCCCTTAATTGCCACACCATACTCTTGAATGGCAGTCAGCGTGTCCTGCGGTAAATATTGGTAGGTTCCATAGACCTCACAAGCTTCATCCCCAGCGTAAACCTTGAACCAGACAATCTGGCGCTGTCCCCCATAAGCCTTTTCTACAGCAGCATCAAAAACGCGCTGGGCAGCAGGCCAAATATCAACCCCTGTTCCATCTCCCCGAATGAAGGGAATAATAGGGTCATTTGGCACGACCGGTTCACCCTCTTTGAATGTAATACGCGATCCTGTGGTAGGAGGATTAATTTTCTCGTACATAACCTGCGGCAACTCCTGTTATCAAGTCAAAGACCATCTCAACGCTGGCGCGTGCGAAATCGCGTAATCAGACGGGGATGAGATAACTTTGCCTATAGTAGTCCAGACTGTAGATTACCGGATCGGGGAGACAGGGTTGATCCGTTTTGAACAAAAAGCTGAGATTTCAAGGCTTGAATTTTAGCGATCGTGTTGGGGTGTGCTCAATGCTCTTGCTTTAACAGAGGCTTCAGCCAAATCGTTTGAGGCAAATGCCTGAGCTAGAAAACTCAGACAGGATAGGTCAGGAAAAATATTGAGCATTCCATATCAACTCAGAAATTGAGCTTGGAGTATCGTCTACTGCTTGATGCTCATGGCAAAAGCTCCTCTGACGATTGGTGCCTCTCATTAAAAACCAGGTTTCAGCTTTGATTTTCGGGGTTAGTGAAGGTGAAATGAAACGAATTCTAATCGTAGACGATGATATTACGCTCAGAACTGCCTTAGTTCACTATCTGAAGAATCGGGGCTACTTTGTCGAGGAGGCGAACTCTGGCGTTGTAGCATTGGCAATGTTTGAGCAAGACCCGCCCGATGTAATTGTGTCGGATGTGATGATGCCAGAAATGGATGGGCTAGAACTCTGCCGCCGATTACGCGCCGATCGATCGGGACAACTCATTCCGTTTATTTTTCTGTCAAGCTGCCGCAAAGTAGACGATCGCATCCAAGGACATCAGATGGGGGCAGACGACTACTTGATCAAGCCCTTTGACCCGAAAGAACTGGTTGCCAAAATTGAGGCCCAGCTAGAGCGATCACGCCGCATTCACACTGAAATTATCCGGCTGATGCAGCGAATCACTCCCGTCGAAGCGGAACCTGTTGCCCCCCCGCCTAAAACAAATCCACTGCCTTTCACCCCAGCAGAAGAAAAAGTATTTTGGGAAGTGATTCAAGGCTACACCAACAAGCAAATTGGCGATCGGCTTTTTGTCAGCCCGCGTACTGTCCAAACTCACCTCAGCAATATTCTTGGCAAACTGCGCCTTGAAAGCCGCTCTCAGCTAATCCGTTATGCTTTTGAACGCGGTTATCGTCCCCCAACTCGGCTAGAAGACGAAGTCAGGCTACAAGAGGAAACCTAGACTGTCGATCGAGATTCTGCCTCGTTTGATTGAGCAGCCTGATCTGGCGTTTGACCTGTCTGCTGCTGCTGATTTCTCTATCTTGCTGGCATCTTCTCGCCAAACTTGTCCCACTGCCGTATTAAAGTGGGATTAAGCCCGATTGTGACGACTCATGTAATATTATTTTTTCTTAACCTATTTCATCCCGATCAATTTAGCAAAACCCGAATTCGCTCGCTTACTGTTTCACATTCCTCATGTATAACGTGCAGCCGTTTGATATTCGTTCCGCTGATCCTTGTTCATCTGATCCCTCGGTCACTGCTTATATGACTGATCTGCTCGATCGCCTCAAATCTGAATCCTTGAAAAACCAACTGCA encodes the following:
- a CDS encoding NADP-dependent isocitrate dehydrogenase, whose amino-acid sequence is MYEKINPPTTGSRITFKEGEPVVPNDPIIPFIRGDGTGVDIWPAAQRVFDAAVEKAYGGQRQIVWFKVYAGDEACEVYGTYQYLPQDTLTAIQEYGVAIKGPLTTPVGGGIRSLNVALRQIFDLYACIRPCKYYAGTPSPHKTPEKLDVIIYRENTEDIYLGIEWKQGSEVGDRLIKILNEDLIPATPEHGKKQIPLDSGIGIKPISKKGSKRLVRRAIRHALRLPKAKQMVTLVHKGNIMKYTEGAFRDWGYEVTKQEFRNECVTEQESWILSNKERNPDLTVEDNARQIEPGYDALTPEKKAQICQEVQTVLDSIWATHGNGQWKEKIMVNDRIADSIFQQIQTRPDEYSILATMNLNGDYLSDAAAAIVGGLGMGPGANIGDVSAIFEATHGTAPKHAGLDRINPGSVILSGVMMLEYLGWQEAADLIKQGIGAAISNREVTYDLARLMEPPVEPPLKCSEFAEAIVKHFGG
- a CDS encoding LptF/LptG family permease, giving the protein MTAGFSKSPRLPFRPQSWSLKLSVMDRYIAAELLLPFLFGVGAFSSLGVSVDALFDLIRRITESGLSMAIALQVLALKFPQFIAYAFPMSTLLANLMAYSRMSSDSELIALKACGVSVFRLILPALAVCLMITGLTFAFNELIVPATNYQATMTLANALNDDNPPFQEHNILYQEFQSVKKKSGGEQDELARLFYAREFDGEKMKGLTILDFSQEGLSQIVSAKTARWNPPQKTWDFDDGTIYVVSPDGSFRNIVKFDNQQLKLPRTPLDLASQHRDYNEMNIAQSMDYLNLLQQTGDSSKIRKLKVRIQQKYALPFVCVAFGLVGAALGTRLERAGRATSFALSLVIIFSYYLLNVICGSIAQVGTISPVMGAWLPNLFGLVAAIWLIRQSSK
- a CDS encoding response regulator transcription factor; this encodes MKRILIVDDDITLRTALVHYLKNRGYFVEEANSGVVALAMFEQDPPDVIVSDVMMPEMDGLELCRRLRADRSGQLIPFIFLSSCRKVDDRIQGHQMGADDYLIKPFDPKELVAKIEAQLERSRRIHTEIIRLMQRITPVEAEPVAPPPKTNPLPFTPAEEKVFWEVIQGYTNKQIGDRLFVSPRTVQTHLSNILGKLRLESRSQLIRYAFERGYRPPTRLEDEVRLQEET